In Prevotella sp. oral taxon 475, one DNA window encodes the following:
- a CDS encoding ABC transporter substrate-binding protein, translating to MRKIACLFGLFLLIVACTGRKTGENLQGGDTLPMKYAENLCIVKYRHFTLVELKNPWKAHRLLHRYILLHQGDSAYRGALPKGTLISRTVHRAVVFTTAHAALLQMLGVQNRIAGVCDLKYMLLPELKRRVNKGNLVDCGDAMAPDVEKIVSLQADALLLSPFENSGGYGTLEKTGIPIIECADYMETSPLGRAEWMKFYGLLFGCEDQADSLFKVVEARYLYFKSRASKTRYAPSVLTERKTGSTWYVPGGRSTVGRMLRDAHAAYPFADDHHSGSLSLPFESVLEKGGEADFWMIKYNSTTPFTYADLLAEYHGYAALKAFKNKQVFGCNASVVPFFEETPFRPDLLLRDYLLILHPEERTFLGNLRYFSPLQR from the coding sequence ATGAGAAAGATAGCCTGTTTATTCGGTCTTTTTCTCCTGATTGTGGCCTGCACGGGTAGGAAAACGGGAGAAAATCTGCAAGGTGGAGATACCTTGCCTATGAAGTATGCCGAGAATCTTTGTATCGTCAAATATCGGCATTTCACCCTTGTTGAACTCAAAAATCCTTGGAAAGCACATCGCCTTCTGCATCGTTACATTCTGCTCCATCAAGGCGATTCGGCCTACCGTGGAGCTTTGCCCAAGGGGACACTGATTTCTCGCACAGTGCATCGGGCGGTTGTGTTCACCACGGCACATGCTGCGCTACTTCAAATGCTGGGCGTGCAAAACAGAATAGCAGGTGTATGCGATTTGAAGTATATGCTTCTGCCGGAGCTCAAACGGAGAGTGAACAAAGGAAACCTCGTCGACTGCGGCGATGCGATGGCTCCGGATGTGGAGAAGATAGTGAGTTTGCAGGCCGATGCCCTATTGCTCTCGCCGTTTGAAAACAGCGGTGGATATGGCACGTTGGAGAAAACGGGGATTCCCATCATCGAGTGTGCCGACTATATGGAGACCTCGCCGTTGGGGCGAGCTGAATGGATGAAGTTCTACGGTTTGCTTTTCGGGTGTGAAGATCAGGCCGATTCGCTTTTCAAGGTGGTGGAAGCACGCTATCTTTATTTCAAATCAAGAGCCTCGAAAACCCGATATGCACCCTCTGTGCTCACCGAACGAAAGACAGGTAGCACCTGGTATGTACCGGGAGGAAGGAGCACGGTGGGAAGAATGCTGCGTGATGCGCATGCCGCCTACCCTTTCGCGGACGACCATCACAGCGGAAGTCTATCCCTACCCTTTGAAAGCGTACTTGAAAAAGGAGGCGAGGCTGACTTCTGGATGATCAAATACAACTCAACAACTCCGTTCACCTACGCCGATTTGCTGGCCGAATATCATGGATATGCCGCCCTGAAAGCTTTTAAAAACAAACAAGTGTTTGGCTGCAATGCCTCGGTTGTTCCCTTTTTCGAGGAAACACCCTTCCGCCCTGACCTTCTTCTGCGCGACTATCTCTTGATTTTACACCCCGAAGAACGAACTTTTTTAGGAAATCTTCGCTATTTCTCGCCCCTCCAACGATGA
- a CDS encoding phosphoribosylanthranilate isomerase, producing the protein MKIKVCGMRDTENICAVSQLDIHLMGFVFHPQNERYVKMISSRAGIIPDYSEEQFKRARGQAEKVFPSRIKRVGVFVDDMPQNIVTRVYNYALDYVQLDGNESAVACRNLRSTLHPDIQPGIQLIKTIAVNNADDLLRCEEYTGAVDLFLFDMLCGQKNWNLLEAYHGEIPFLLSGDIGPDSLEGLKQFSHPHFEGINLNHCFETSPGVKDVERLRQFIAEVGKLS; encoded by the coding sequence ATGAAGATCAAAGTATGCGGCATGCGCGATACCGAAAATATCTGCGCAGTGTCTCAGTTGGACATCCATTTGATGGGATTTGTATTTCATCCGCAAAACGAACGCTATGTAAAAATGATTTCATCGCGGGCGGGCATCATCCCCGACTATAGCGAAGAGCAATTCAAACGGGCTCGCGGACAGGCAGAGAAAGTTTTTCCGAGTCGCATCAAACGGGTCGGGGTGTTTGTAGACGATATGCCCCAAAATATTGTTACCCGCGTTTACAATTACGCTCTCGACTATGTCCAATTGGACGGGAACGAGTCGGCCGTGGCGTGCCGCAATCTGCGTAGTACGCTTCATCCTGATATCCAACCGGGTATTCAGCTCATCAAAACCATCGCCGTCAACAATGCAGACGATCTGCTGCGCTGCGAGGAATATACCGGAGCGGTAGATCTTTTTCTTTTCGACATGCTATGCGGACAGAAGAACTGGAATCTGCTCGAGGCCTATCACGGCGAGATTCCCTTTCTGCTCAGCGGCGACATCGGTCCCGACTCTCTCGAAGGACTCAAGCAGTTTTCTCATCCTCATTTCGAGGGAATCAACCTCAATCACTGTTTTGAAACTTCACCCGGAGTAAAAGATGTGGAACGCTTGCGCCAATTCATTGCCGAAGTGGGAAAGCTATCCTAA
- a CDS encoding mannose-1-phosphate guanylyltransferase — protein MSMNKLNHLVIMAGGVGSRFWPMSTEERPKQFIDVLGTGRSLLQLTFDRFAEICLPSNIWVVTNKRYLRLVEEQLPQVDRSHILLEPCRRNTAPCIAYVSWRIKKECPSANVIVTPSDHIVTHVPEFTRVVTSCLQFTGETDAILTLGMKPTRPETGYGYIQADLSFNSARNREIFRVDSFKEKPDLKTATEYISRNNYFWNSGIFIWSVHTIVNAFRVYQPAISKIFESLMDDYGTPQEQEKIDAAYPECENISVDYAIMEKAEEIFVCPAEFGWSDLGTWGSLWTQTQHDLYGNACIGKNIHLYDSHNCIVHTTQEQKVVVQGLEDCIVAEQDGVLLICKRSEEQRIKQFSET, from the coding sequence ATGAGTATGAACAAGTTGAATCATTTAGTAATCATGGCCGGTGGCGTAGGTAGCAGATTCTGGCCGATGAGCACCGAGGAAAGACCCAAGCAATTTATCGACGTACTGGGCACAGGTCGCTCTTTGCTGCAACTCACCTTCGACCGTTTTGCAGAAATCTGTCTGCCCTCCAATATCTGGGTGGTTACCAATAAAAGATACCTCCGCTTGGTGGAAGAACAGCTACCCCAGGTAGACCGGAGCCACATTCTTTTAGAGCCTTGCAGACGAAACACTGCTCCGTGCATTGCCTATGTGAGCTGGAGAATCAAGAAAGAGTGCCCATCTGCCAACGTTATCGTGACGCCCAGCGACCATATCGTCACCCATGTGCCAGAGTTTACACGGGTGGTAACCTCGTGTCTTCAGTTCACGGGTGAGACTGACGCGATACTCACTTTGGGAATGAAACCCACTCGCCCCGAAACAGGATACGGTTACATACAGGCTGATCTCAGTTTCAATTCGGCCAGAAACCGAGAGATATTTCGGGTAGACTCGTTTAAGGAAAAACCCGATCTGAAAACAGCGACAGAGTATATCAGCAGGAATAATTATTTTTGGAATTCGGGCATTTTTATTTGGAGTGTTCATACCATTGTCAATGCTTTTAGGGTATATCAACCGGCCATCAGTAAGATTTTCGAGAGCTTGATGGACGACTATGGAACTCCGCAAGAACAGGAAAAGATTGACGCGGCCTATCCCGAATGCGAGAATATCTCGGTAGACTATGCCATTATGGAGAAGGCCGAGGAAATCTTTGTCTGTCCGGCCGAGTTCGGTTGGAGCGACCTCGGAACATGGGGAAGCCTCTGGACACAAACCCAACACGACTTGTATGGCAATGCCTGCATCGGAAAGAACATCCATCTCTATGACTCGCACAATTGCATTGTACACACCACCCAAGAGCAAAAGGTGGTCGTTCAAGGCCTCGAAGACTGTATCGTGGCCGAGCAGGATGGCGTTCTGCTGATTTGCAAACGAAGTGAGGAACAGAGAATCAAACAATTCAGTGAAACATAA
- a CDS encoding DNA-binding protein — protein sequence MITFKVIESVLRIGPRKGQKAYSAVPKAPTKFGVDWLISRIVRETSLSEGDVRNVLITLRNIIIEVVTLGGSLDLGDIFSLRTTIPSKMEAKETDVTALSLKRPRIIVSWKDPIRKALGKIEVEIDNPKRREMNKKPKTPKP from the coding sequence ATGATTACTTTCAAAGTCATCGAGAGCGTCCTGCGTATAGGACCTCGCAAAGGCCAAAAGGCCTACAGTGCCGTGCCCAAAGCTCCTACAAAGTTTGGTGTAGACTGGTTGATTAGCCGCATTGTGCGCGAAACCTCGTTGAGCGAAGGCGATGTGCGCAACGTACTCATCACCCTGCGCAACATCATCATCGAGGTGGTGACCCTCGGCGGTTCGCTCGATCTGGGCGACATCTTCTCTTTACGCACCACCATCCCCTCGAAGATGGAAGCCAAAGAGACAGATGTTACCGCTCTCTCGCTGAAGCGGCCCCGCATCATCGTATCGTGGAAAGACCCCATTCGCAAAGCCCTTGGCAAAATTGAGGTAGAGATAGACAATCCCAAACGAAGAGAAATGAACAAAAAACCGAAAACGCCGAAGCCGTAG
- the kdsB gene encoding 3-deoxy-manno-octulosonate cytidylyltransferase, with translation MKFIGIIPARYGSSRFPGKPLALLGGKPVVQHVYEKVAQVLDATFVATDDERIYRKVVEFGGQAVMTSPHHKSGTDRICEAVEKIGGDFEVVVNIQGDEPFIQRRQIDSVCACFDDENTQIATLGIPFKTMEEMENPNSPKIVVDNRGEALYFSRSVIPFVRGEERKDWLRAYPFLKHLGIYAYRREILSAITRLPQSSLEQAESLEQLRWLQNGFRIKVGQTDIETVGIDTPEDLQRAEMFLAQSKR, from the coding sequence ATGAAATTTATCGGTATTATTCCAGCTCGTTACGGTTCTTCTCGCTTTCCGGGCAAGCCGCTCGCTCTGCTTGGCGGTAAGCCTGTCGTTCAACATGTCTATGAAAAGGTAGCGCAGGTTTTGGACGCAACTTTTGTGGCAACGGACGATGAGCGTATCTATCGAAAGGTTGTGGAATTCGGCGGACAAGCCGTGATGACTTCTCCTCACCATAAGAGTGGAACTGACCGCATCTGCGAGGCGGTGGAGAAAATCGGCGGCGACTTCGAGGTTGTGGTGAATATTCAAGGTGACGAACCGTTTATCCAACGGCGACAGATTGATTCGGTCTGTGCATGCTTCGACGACGAGAACACTCAGATTGCAACGTTGGGCATTCCGTTCAAGACGATGGAGGAGATGGAGAATCCCAATTCGCCCAAAATCGTGGTCGACAATCGAGGAGAAGCTCTTTATTTCTCTCGGTCGGTGATACCCTTTGTTCGCGGAGAAGAACGGAAGGATTGGCTCCGGGCTTATCCTTTTCTCAAACACTTGGGCATCTATGCCTATCGCCGCGAAATTCTCTCGGCAATTACTCGTCTGCCGCAGTCGTCGCTCGAACAGGCAGAAAGCCTCGAACAACTGCGCTGGCTGCAAAACGGATTCCGCATCAAGGTGGGACAAACCGATATTGAAACCGTAGGCATTGACACGCCCGAAGATTTACAACGCGCCGAGATGTTTCTCGCTCAATCAAAGCGGTAA
- a CDS encoding RNA polymerase sigma factor RpoD/SigA has product MRQLKIQKSITNRSSEALDKYLVEIGRAPLISIDEEIELAQKIKKGGPEGEKAKDKLVTANLRFVVSVAKQYQHQGLTLTDLIDEGNIGLIKAAQKFDETRGFKFISYAVWWIRQSILQAIAEQSRIVRLPLNQVGSLNKINHEINRFEQENQRHPSVSELSEATNLDEEKIGQSLMADGHHVSIDAPFQDGEDNCMLDVMASGDDSRTDKQADHESMALELNSVLAKVLKDREITIIRECFGIGCHEKGLEEIGDRLGLTRERVRQIREKSIAKLRDSGNAKILMKYLG; this is encoded by the coding sequence ATGAGGCAATTAAAAATTCAGAAGAGTATTACCAATCGCTCGAGCGAAGCTTTGGATAAATATCTCGTAGAGATTGGTAGAGCACCATTGATTTCCATCGACGAGGAAATAGAATTAGCCCAAAAAATAAAGAAAGGAGGACCTGAGGGAGAGAAAGCGAAAGACAAGTTGGTTACAGCGAATTTGCGTTTTGTCGTTTCGGTGGCCAAGCAATACCAACACCAGGGACTAACGCTTACCGATCTGATTGACGAAGGAAACATCGGTTTGATTAAAGCTGCACAGAAGTTTGACGAGACCCGCGGTTTCAAATTCATCTCGTATGCCGTGTGGTGGATTAGACAAAGCATCCTGCAAGCAATTGCCGAACAAAGCCGAATCGTGCGTCTGCCGCTCAATCAGGTGGGATCTTTAAATAAAATCAATCACGAAATCAACCGCTTCGAACAGGAAAATCAACGCCATCCCTCGGTTTCGGAATTGTCGGAAGCAACGAATTTGGATGAAGAAAAGATCGGTCAGAGCCTCATGGCTGACGGACATCACGTGAGCATCGATGCGCCGTTTCAAGACGGAGAAGACAATTGCATGCTCGATGTCATGGCGTCGGGCGATGATAGTCGTACGGATAAGCAGGCGGATCATGAATCGATGGCACTCGAACTCAATTCGGTGCTGGCAAAGGTGCTGAAAGATCGCGAGATAACCATTATCCGAGAGTGTTTCGGAATTGGTTGTCATGAGAAAGGTCTTGAGGAGATTGGCGACCGATTAGGCCTCACTCGCGAACGGGTGCGGCAGATTCGTGAGAAGAGTATTGCCAAATTGCGCGACAGTGGCAATGCCAAAATCTTGATGAAATATCTCGGATAA
- a CDS encoding ThiF family adenylyltransferase: protein MQNQFSRTRMLLGTSAMKALERARVAVFGMGGVGGYAVEVLARSGIGTLEIFDDDRVCPTNINRQLYALLSTVGRHKVDVAEERIRDINSSCQVHKHRMFYMPQNADEVDLSQFDYVVDCIDTVTAKLELIRRCHHLRVPLISCMGAAYKLDATAFRVADIYQTKIDPLAKVIRKKLRKMDIHRLKVVYSEEEPLLPVETETNVSSASAIGLDDVTQQPTERRKMPASNAFVPAAAGIIVGAEVVKDLIKIAQNQAEEGKTPTERGHEENLCNRHFQGESGLSPEKREENIWAK from the coding sequence ATGCAAAATCAATTTTCAAGAACCCGAATGTTGCTCGGAACCTCGGCGATGAAGGCCCTGGAAAGGGCACGTGTAGCTGTGTTCGGTATGGGTGGCGTTGGTGGATATGCCGTGGAAGTGCTGGCTCGGAGTGGTATAGGAACGCTGGAAATCTTCGACGACGACCGTGTTTGCCCCACCAACATCAATCGGCAACTCTACGCTTTGCTCTCTACCGTGGGCAGACACAAGGTAGATGTAGCCGAAGAACGCATCCGCGACATTAACAGCAGTTGCCAAGTGCACAAGCATCGAATGTTTTACATGCCGCAAAATGCAGACGAGGTAGACCTTTCACAGTTTGATTACGTGGTAGATTGTATCGATACGGTCACGGCTAAACTTGAACTCATCCGGCGATGTCACCACCTGCGCGTGCCACTCATTTCGTGTATGGGGGCAGCCTATAAACTCGACGCAACGGCTTTTAGAGTGGCCGACATCTACCAAACCAAGATAGACCCACTGGCAAAGGTGATACGAAAGAAGCTGCGCAAGATGGATATCCATCGTCTGAAAGTGGTTTACAGCGAAGAAGAACCCCTGTTGCCGGTGGAAACCGAGACAAACGTCTCTTCTGCTTCTGCTATCGGTCTGGATGACGTGACACAACAACCCACCGAGCGTCGCAAAATGCCGGCCAGCAACGCCTTTGTGCCGGCCGCTGCGGGCATTATCGTGGGAGCCGAGGTGGTGAAAGATCTCATCAAGATAGCGCAGAACCAGGCCGAGGAAGGAAAGACCCCAACCGAAAGAGGCCATGAAGAGAACCTATGCAATCGGCATTTCCAAGGAGAAAGTGGCCTTAGCCCTGAAAAAAGAGAGGAAAACATTTGGGCTAAATGA
- a CDS encoding iron ABC transporter permease has product MTKQLFLLLFILLLFVLHLAIGTVSIPLTDVFDILLGQPARHESWRFIVLESRLPQALTALLCGAALAVSGLMLQTAFHNPLAGPAIFGINSGAALGAALVMLLFGGSLSIDSFTISGFAAILLAAFAGAMLVTLILLGFSTRVRNSVSLLIVGLMIGYLASSAISLLNFFATEEGVKSYLIWGMGNFGGVSLARMPLFAGIVILGLLASLLLVKPLNALLLGEQYAESLGFHIQHTRHLLLSVTGLLTAVTTAFCGPIAFIGLAVPHLARLFIQTENHRRLLPTTLLLGSAIALLCSLLCYLPGSQGIIPLNAVTPLIGAPVMVYLMVKR; this is encoded by the coding sequence ATGACCAAACAACTGTTTCTTCTCCTCTTCATCCTTCTTCTTTTTGTGCTTCATCTGGCTATCGGCACCGTCAGTATTCCTCTAACCGACGTCTTTGACATCCTCTTAGGACAGCCTGCGAGGCACGAGAGTTGGCGATTCATCGTGCTCGAGTCTCGACTTCCACAAGCTCTGACGGCTCTTCTCTGCGGTGCGGCTTTGGCTGTGAGCGGTTTGATGTTACAAACAGCCTTTCATAATCCTCTTGCCGGTCCGGCCATCTTTGGCATCAACAGCGGTGCGGCCCTTGGTGCGGCCCTTGTAATGCTGCTTTTCGGCGGAAGTCTTTCCATCGATTCTTTCACCATCAGCGGCTTTGCAGCCATTCTTCTCGCAGCTTTTGCCGGTGCGATGCTCGTTACGCTCATCCTATTGGGCTTCTCTACGCGTGTTCGCAACAGTGTTTCGTTGCTCATCGTGGGTTTAATGATAGGCTATCTGGCCTCATCGGCCATCTCTCTGCTCAACTTTTTCGCCACCGAAGAGGGCGTTAAGTCCTATTTGATTTGGGGGATGGGCAACTTCGGAGGCGTTTCTCTTGCCCGTATGCCCCTGTTTGCGGGCATTGTCATCCTGGGATTGCTGGCCTCTTTGCTACTCGTCAAACCCTTGAATGCCCTTCTTCTGGGCGAGCAGTATGCCGAAAGTCTGGGCTTCCACATCCAGCACACGCGCCATCTGCTGCTATCTGTCACCGGTCTTCTCACAGCCGTAACGACAGCCTTTTGCGGTCCGATAGCTTTTATCGGACTGGCTGTGCCCCATTTGGCCCGACTCTTCATCCAAACAGAGAATCATCGCCGTCTGCTCCCCACCACTCTACTCCTGGGTTCGGCCATTGCTCTCCTCTGTTCCTTGCTTTGCTATCTTCCAGGAAGCCAAGGCATCATTCCACTCAACGCCGTAACACCTCTCATCGGCGCGCCGGTGATGGTCTATCTGATGGTGAAACGCTAA
- the dnaB gene encoding replicative DNA helicase, with amino-acid sequence MAETNNSNKRARKSPPVDNTYGHLPPQALDLEKVVLGALMIDKDAFSVVSELLRPETFYEPRHQKIYTSIRTLNMDEKPVDIMTVTEQLKRDGTLDEVGGAPYVVELSAHVASSAHIEYHATILAQKFLARQLITFASTVETKAFDESIDVEELMQEAEGALFELSQKNMRQDFTQIDPVIKQAIDILQKASANSSGMTGVPTGYTKLDEITSGWQPSDLIIIAGRPAMGKTSFALSLAKNIAIDAQVPIGFFSLEMNNVQLVNRLISNVCEIVGSKILNGQLTPDEWDRLDKRLRHLQGAQVYIDDTPGLSVFELRTKARRLVREKNVGVIMIDYLQLMNANGMKFGSRQEEVSTISRSLKGLAKELNIPIIALSQLSRNVENREGIEGKRPQLSDLRESGAIEQDADMVLFVHRPEYYHIYEDEKGNDLHGMAQIIIAKHRKGATGDVLLTFRGQYTRFENPGQYSISAPPMPDDGSGLIQSRMNLDDPAFPPPPMGDVPF; translated from the coding sequence ATGGCAGAAACAAACAATTCCAACAAGCGCGCCCGGAAGTCGCCCCCCGTAGACAATACCTACGGACATCTTCCGCCCCAGGCACTTGATTTAGAGAAAGTCGTCCTCGGTGCCCTCATGATCGACAAAGACGCCTTCTCCGTCGTCAGCGAGCTCCTCCGTCCCGAGACCTTCTACGAGCCGCGTCATCAGAAGATCTACACCTCCATCCGCACCCTCAACATGGACGAGAAGCCCGTCGACATCATGACCGTCACCGAGCAGCTCAAACGCGACGGCACCCTCGACGAAGTGGGTGGTGCGCCCTACGTCGTCGAGCTCAGTGCGCACGTCGCCTCTTCGGCCCACATCGAATACCACGCCACCATCTTGGCCCAGAAATTCCTTGCCCGCCAGCTCATCACCTTTGCCAGCACCGTCGAGACGAAAGCCTTCGACGAGAGCATCGATGTCGAAGAACTTATGCAGGAGGCCGAAGGAGCCCTTTTCGAGCTCTCGCAGAAAAACATGCGACAGGATTTTACCCAGATCGACCCCGTCATCAAGCAAGCCATCGACATTCTTCAAAAGGCCTCTGCCAACAGCAGCGGCATGACCGGCGTGCCTACCGGCTACACCAAGCTCGACGAAATCACCTCCGGATGGCAGCCCTCCGACCTCATCATCATCGCCGGTCGCCCTGCCATGGGAAAAACCTCCTTTGCCTTGAGCCTGGCCAAGAATATTGCCATTGATGCGCAGGTGCCCATCGGATTCTTCTCACTCGAAATGAACAACGTCCAGCTCGTCAACCGTCTGATCTCGAATGTCTGCGAGATTGTGGGCAGCAAGATTCTCAACGGACAGCTTACGCCCGACGAGTGGGACCGCCTCGACAAACGCCTCCGCCATCTTCAGGGCGCACAGGTCTACATCGACGACACCCCCGGTCTTTCCGTCTTCGAACTCCGCACCAAAGCCCGTCGACTCGTTCGCGAGAAGAACGTCGGCGTCATCATGATCGACTATCTTCAGCTCATGAACGCCAACGGCATGAAATTCGGTAGCCGACAAGAGGAAGTGTCCACCATCAGTCGCTCTCTGAAGGGACTGGCTAAGGAGCTCAACATCCCCATCATCGCCCTCTCGCAGTTGAGCCGAAATGTCGAAAACCGCGAGGGGATCGAAGGCAAGCGCCCCCAGCTTAGCGACCTACGCGAGTCGGGAGCCATCGAGCAAGATGCCGACATGGTGCTCTTCGTCCACCGCCCTGAATACTACCACATCTATGAAGACGAGAAAGGCAACGACCTTCACGGAATGGCCCAAATCATCATTGCCAAGCACCGTAAGGGAGCCACCGGCGACGTCCTTCTCACCTTCCGCGGTCAATACACCCGTTTCGAAAACCCAGGACAGTATTCCATCTCCGCGCCGCCCATGCCCGACGACGGAAGCGGTCTCATCCAGTCTCGTATGAACCTCGACGATCCCGCCTTCCCGCCTCCTCCCATGGGCGATGTACCTTTTTAG
- a CDS encoding aminodeoxychorismate/anthranilate synthase component II — protein sequence MRTVIIDSYDSFTYNLAHLVRELGADVTILHNDEFSLNALKSFDNIILSPGPGIPSEAGLLLDVIRTYADRKPILGVCLGHQAIGEAFGAKLTRLEEVYHGVATMGTQLGNDPIFAGLPAKITMGRYHSWVVDRADFPDALEITAISDEGHIMALRHQKYHLHGIQFHPESVLTKDGHTILSNWLRL from the coding sequence ATGCGCACCGTCATCATCGATAGTTACGACTCTTTCACCTACAACCTGGCACATCTTGTAAGAGAACTCGGCGCAGACGTGACCATCCTACACAACGACGAATTCTCGCTCAACGCACTCAAGTCTTTCGACAACATCATTCTCAGTCCCGGCCCCGGCATTCCCTCGGAAGCGGGTCTCCTCCTCGATGTCATTCGGACTTATGCGGACCGTAAGCCCATTCTTGGCGTTTGCCTCGGACATCAGGCGATAGGCGAAGCATTTGGAGCAAAACTCACCCGTCTCGAAGAGGTTTATCACGGTGTGGCTACCATGGGTACACAGCTCGGTAACGACCCCATCTTCGCAGGCCTACCCGCAAAAATCACGATGGGGCGGTATCACAGTTGGGTGGTAGATCGCGCCGATTTTCCCGACGCTCTCGAAATTACTGCTATCAGCGACGAAGGACATATTATGGCTCTGCGCCATCAAAAGTACCATCTCCATGGCATTCAGTTTCACCCCGAGAGTGTGCTCACCAAAGACGGACACACCATCCTTTCCAACTGGCTACGACTTTGA
- the ispE gene encoding 4-(cytidine 5'-diphospho)-2-C-methyl-D-erythritol kinase: protein MIAFPCAKINLGLNIVARREDGYHNLETVFYPIPLADALEVTQMDERFPSDDPCDLKITGSRIDGRKDENLVCRAYRLLAEDFDLPRVHVHLCKRIPSQAGLGGGSSDAATMIRLLNEGFDLHLSVEEMEGYAARLGADCAFFITSEPAFATGIGERLSAVDELQKHLRGRYVAIVKPAVAISTREAFAHVVPAQPEKCCREIVCEPIDRWTDELRNDFESSVFQLHPKLSDIKRSLYRLGARYAQLSGSGSALFGIFEECPGELKEAFPGMFTFSAVL, encoded by the coding sequence ATGATTGCATTCCCTTGTGCTAAAATCAATCTCGGACTCAATATCGTGGCGCGACGAGAGGATGGTTACCACAATTTGGAGACGGTGTTCTACCCGATTCCGCTCGCCGATGCACTGGAGGTGACGCAAATGGACGAACGGTTCCCCTCAGACGATCCGTGCGACTTGAAAATAACGGGCAGTCGTATCGACGGACGCAAAGACGAGAATCTGGTATGCCGGGCGTATCGGTTGCTGGCAGAGGACTTTGATCTGCCGCGTGTTCATGTGCATCTCTGCAAACGAATTCCCTCGCAGGCGGGACTCGGAGGCGGATCGAGCGATGCGGCGACGATGATTCGGCTGCTCAACGAGGGCTTCGATTTGCATCTCAGTGTTGAAGAAATGGAAGGATATGCCGCTCGATTGGGGGCCGACTGTGCCTTCTTCATTACCTCAGAACCTGCTTTTGCTACGGGAATTGGCGAGCGGCTTTCGGCTGTAGACGAACTTCAGAAGCACTTAAGGGGTCGTTACGTAGCCATCGTGAAACCGGCTGTGGCCATTTCTACCCGCGAGGCGTTCGCGCATGTTGTTCCCGCTCAACCGGAAAAGTGCTGCCGAGAGATTGTATGCGAGCCTATCGACCGATGGACCGACGAACTCAGAAACGATTTCGAGTCGTCGGTCTTTCAACTGCATCCCAAACTCTCTGATATCAAACGGAGCCTCTATCGGCTGGGGGCACGCTATGCACAACTCAGCGGTAGCGGTAGTGCGCTCTTCGGCATCTTCGAGGAATGCCCGGGAGAATTGAAAGAGGCGTTCCCTGGAATGTTTACGTTCTCGGCTGTGCTGTAA